From Chaetodon auriga isolate fChaAug3 chromosome 10, fChaAug3.hap1, whole genome shotgun sequence, a single genomic window includes:
- the eif2d gene encoding eukaryotic translation initiation factor 2D isoform X2 has product MIGGADLMLPGVVVPSAGLPAVKQGDCCAVTVVNNRAPVAVGTAAVSSAEMHSLGMKGRGVCVLHTYMDNLWAFGDKTVPPSLPDAETEEQDINGEECEIDEEEEEGVEKCVEKEQSPSETVVDQACSGVEELTLTEQEKGQRDNEEEEGNQDDQKMPQEIMDALLLQCFLHALKCKVKKSELPLLTSTFLRNHMFSCCPSGKQLDIKKSSYKKLSKFLQAMQQQYNLVRVKELTKGVESIVEVDWKNQELHSFTIPEGSDVGAALVQEGEEGETPYHPPEITTLYSVSARLEPVFLDANKRKGTILQPAEVRKIVTDYVKKNELVDENNKNYVTINPTLCDCLLEKSEYQEVESLKWDDLFSRTLGRMQECYQIVFPGQAPIRRKGHIEPIDISVASRGSNKKVTLIKNLETYGLDPAVVATALQHRVQASSVLQPIPGSKDKVLVQIQGNQIHQVGNLLLDHYQIPRKFIQGLDKAPKGGKKK; this is encoded by the exons ATGATTGGAGGGGCAG ATCTCATGCTGCCAGGTGTGGTGGTGCCGTCAGCTGGTCTTCCAGCTGTGAAACAGGGGGACTGCTGTGCTGTTACAGTAGTGAATAATAG GGCTCCTGTTGCAGTTGGCACTGCTGCAGTGTCCAGTGCAGAGATGCACAgtttgggtatgaaagggagaggagtgtgtgttctCCACACATACATGGATAATCTCTG GGCTTTTGGAGATAAGACAGTTCCCCCATCTTTACCAGATGCAGAGACTGAAGAACAAGATATAAATGGTGAGGAATGCGAGattgatgaggaggaagaggaaggagttGAGAAGTGTGTAGAGAAGGAGCAGAGTCCCAGTGAAACGGTGGTAGATCAGGCGTGCTCTGGGGTCGAGGAGCTGACTCTGACTGAGCAGGAGAAGGGTCAAAGGGacaatgaggaagaggaaggcaaCCAGGATGACCAGAAAATGCCACAAG AGATAATGGACGCCCTGctgttgcagtgttttctccATGCTCTCAAGTGCAAGGTGAAGAAGTCAGAGCTCCCTCTGCTGACCAGTACATTTCTCCGCAACCACATGTTCTCCTGCTG CCCAAGTGGAAAGCAGCTTGATATCAAGAAATCCAGCTATAAAAAG TTGTCCAAGTTTCTACAGGCCATGCAGCAGCAATATAACCTTGTGCGAGTGAAAGAACTGACCAAGGGTGTGGAGAGCATTGTGGAGGTGGACTGGAAAAATCAAGA GCTGCATTCCTTCACCATTCCTGAGGGGTCAGATGTTGGAGCGGCGCTGGtgcaggaaggagaggaaggagaaactCCATACCACCCTCCTGAGATCACAACTTTGTACTCTGTGTCAGCACGACTGGAGCCTGTCTTTCTGGATGCAAacaagag AAAAGGAACAATACTGCAACCCGCTGAAGTGAGAAAAATCGTCACAGACTATGTGAAGAAGAATGAACTGGTGGATGAAAATAATAAGAA TTACGTGACCATAAACCCCACTCTGTGTGACTGCTTGCTGGAGAAATCAGAGTACCAGGAGGTAGAATCTCTCAAGTGGGATGACCTCTTTAGCAG GACACTGGGACGGATGCAGGAGTGCTATCAAATTGTATTCCCTGGACAAGCACCTATAAGAAGGAAGGGCCACATTGAGCCCATAGACATCTCTGTGGCTTCTCGAGGCTCCAATAAGAAG GTGACTCTAATAAAGAACCTGGAAACGTATGGTTTGGATCCCGCAGTCGTGGCCACTGCTTTGCAGCACAGAGTCCAGGCGAGCTCCGTCTTGCAGCCCATCCCTGGGTCCAAGGACAAAGTCCTGGTCCAGATCCAAGGCAACCAGATTCATCAAGTTGGCAATCTGCTGCTAG ATCACTATCAAATTCCTCGCAAGTTCATCCAAGGATTAGACAAAGCTCCAAAAGGTGGCAAGAAGAAGTAG
- the eif2d gene encoding eukaryotic translation initiation factor 2D isoform X1, producing MFSRPFRIKSNTAIKGSDRRKLKADISTAFPSLSADELSELVPNKEELNVVKIYAHKGDAVTLYVLHKNPLFFELERRLYPTVYVLWRYPALLPTFRTWPPVLQKMIGGADLMLPGVVVPSAGLPAVKQGDCCAVTVVNNRAPVAVGTAAVSSAEMHSLGMKGRGVCVLHTYMDNLWAFGDKTVPPSLPDAETEEQDINGEECEIDEEEEEGVEKCVEKEQSPSETVVDQACSGVEELTLTEQEKGQRDNEEEEGNQDDQKMPQEIMDALLLQCFLHALKCKVKKSELPLLTSTFLRNHMFSCCPSGKQLDIKKSSYKKLSKFLQAMQQQYNLVRVKELTKGVESIVEVDWKNQELHSFTIPEGSDVGAALVQEGEEGETPYHPPEITTLYSVSARLEPVFLDANKRKGTILQPAEVRKIVTDYVKKNELVDENNKNYVTINPTLCDCLLEKSEYQEVESLKWDDLFSRTLGRMQECYQIVFPGQAPIRRKGHIEPIDISVASRGSNKKVTLIKNLETYGLDPAVVATALQHRVQASSVLQPIPGSKDKVLVQIQGNQIHQVGNLLLDHYQIPRKFIQGLDKAPKGGKKK from the exons atgttttccagACCGTTTCGTATCAAGTCCAACACCGCAATCAAAGGATCCGACAG GCGAAAGCTCAAAGCTGACATATCCACAGCTTTTCCTTCGCTGTCTGCTGATGAGCTGTCTGAGCTGGTCCCCAACAAAGAGGAATTAAATGTCGTGAAGATTTATGCGCACAAGGGAGACGCTGTGACGCTTTATGTTCTTCACAAAAATCCACTGTTCTTTGAACTAGAGAGAAGACTTTATCCTACAG TGTATGTGCTTTGGCGCTACCCTGCTCTCCTGCCAACATTCAGGACATGGCCTCCTGTGCTTCAGAAGATGATTGGAGGGGCAG ATCTCATGCTGCCAGGTGTGGTGGTGCCGTCAGCTGGTCTTCCAGCTGTGAAACAGGGGGACTGCTGTGCTGTTACAGTAGTGAATAATAG GGCTCCTGTTGCAGTTGGCACTGCTGCAGTGTCCAGTGCAGAGATGCACAgtttgggtatgaaagggagaggagtgtgtgttctCCACACATACATGGATAATCTCTG GGCTTTTGGAGATAAGACAGTTCCCCCATCTTTACCAGATGCAGAGACTGAAGAACAAGATATAAATGGTGAGGAATGCGAGattgatgaggaggaagaggaaggagttGAGAAGTGTGTAGAGAAGGAGCAGAGTCCCAGTGAAACGGTGGTAGATCAGGCGTGCTCTGGGGTCGAGGAGCTGACTCTGACTGAGCAGGAGAAGGGTCAAAGGGacaatgaggaagaggaaggcaaCCAGGATGACCAGAAAATGCCACAAG AGATAATGGACGCCCTGctgttgcagtgttttctccATGCTCTCAAGTGCAAGGTGAAGAAGTCAGAGCTCCCTCTGCTGACCAGTACATTTCTCCGCAACCACATGTTCTCCTGCTG CCCAAGTGGAAAGCAGCTTGATATCAAGAAATCCAGCTATAAAAAG TTGTCCAAGTTTCTACAGGCCATGCAGCAGCAATATAACCTTGTGCGAGTGAAAGAACTGACCAAGGGTGTGGAGAGCATTGTGGAGGTGGACTGGAAAAATCAAGA GCTGCATTCCTTCACCATTCCTGAGGGGTCAGATGTTGGAGCGGCGCTGGtgcaggaaggagaggaaggagaaactCCATACCACCCTCCTGAGATCACAACTTTGTACTCTGTGTCAGCACGACTGGAGCCTGTCTTTCTGGATGCAAacaagag AAAAGGAACAATACTGCAACCCGCTGAAGTGAGAAAAATCGTCACAGACTATGTGAAGAAGAATGAACTGGTGGATGAAAATAATAAGAA TTACGTGACCATAAACCCCACTCTGTGTGACTGCTTGCTGGAGAAATCAGAGTACCAGGAGGTAGAATCTCTCAAGTGGGATGACCTCTTTAGCAG GACACTGGGACGGATGCAGGAGTGCTATCAAATTGTATTCCCTGGACAAGCACCTATAAGAAGGAAGGGCCACATTGAGCCCATAGACATCTCTGTGGCTTCTCGAGGCTCCAATAAGAAG GTGACTCTAATAAAGAACCTGGAAACGTATGGTTTGGATCCCGCAGTCGTGGCCACTGCTTTGCAGCACAGAGTCCAGGCGAGCTCCGTCTTGCAGCCCATCCCTGGGTCCAAGGACAAAGTCCTGGTCCAGATCCAAGGCAACCAGATTCATCAAGTTGGCAATCTGCTGCTAG ATCACTATCAAATTCCTCGCAAGTTCATCCAAGGATTAGACAAAGCTCCAAAAGGTGGCAAGAAGAAGTAG